The genomic region TCCTGCTCGGCGCCGCCTGCATGCCGCACATCATGATGCGGCTCCACCCGGTCCGCGACGCCTGGACCGCCCGCCGGGCCGGCATCTGGGCCGTCGGCCCCGTCGCCCTGCTCTGCGTCGGCATCGTCATCGTCGGACTCGGAGCCTCCGCCCTGGTGGGCCGGGAGCTGCTGCACGCCGCCGACCCGGCCGGCGGCACCTCCCTGCTGATGGTGACCAGCGCCCTGGACCCGGGTGCGGCCGGTCCCCGCGACAGCCCTCTGTTCGCACTCGTGGCCTGCGCCGCGTTCGCCACCACGCTCGCCGCCGTCGCCGGGATCACCCTGGCCGCCGCCTCTTCCCTGGCCCGCGACTTCACGGTGAAGTCGGGCGCCCAGGGCGAGGGCAAGGCCTCCAGCAGGGAGATCCGGCGCGCCCGCTGGGCCGTCGTCGGCATCGGGGCACTCGCCGTCCTCCTCTCGGCGTACACCCACGACCGCAACCCCCAGGTGCTGCTCTCCCTGTCCTTCGCGGCGGCGGCCTCGGTCCTGCCGCCCGTCCTGCTGTACGCCCTGTTCCGGCCGCGCTTCAACGCCCGCGGGGTGCGATGGACCGTGTACGGGACGCTTCCGCTGATCGGGATCCTGATGGTCCTGTCCCCGGCGTTCTCCGGCACACCGATCGCGCTCTTCCCGGAGTGGGACTTCGACGTCTTCCCGCTCCAGACCCCGGGCCTGGTCACGATCCCCGCGGGATTCCTGCTCGGGCTGCTGGGATCGGGGAAGGACCCCGACGCGGCGCCCGACGACCGGCACCGCCACCGGATCCGCCGGGCACCCGTACGCGACGGCGCCTGAGCGCGATCCCGGAAGGCGCTACAGGCCGAGCTCGGCCGTGTGCAGCCGGGCCAGCGCGTCCTTGTCGCCCTCCAGCTCCACCCGGGCCGCGTCCTGCCGCCCGGCGGCGAACAGCAGCAGCTCACCCGGCTCCCCGGTGACCGTCACCACCGGGGTGCCCTTGTGGGCCACCGCCGTCTGACCGTCCGGGCGGCGCAGCACCAGCCCCACCGGGGCCCGGCGGCCCAGCATCCGTGCCGTCTTCTCCGTACGCGACCACAACACGTCGGCGAAGACCGGATCGAGGTCCCGCTGCGACCAGTCGGGCTGGGCCCGGCGCACGTCCTCCGCGTGGATGTAGAACTCGACGGTGTTGGCCGCCTCGTCCAGCTGCTTCAGACCGAAGGGCGAGAAACGCGGGGGACCCGTTCGGATGAGCTGGATCAGCTCCTCGTACGGCTTGGCGGCGAATTCGGCCTGGACCCGCTCCAGCCGGTTCTTCAGAGCACCCAGCATGATCCCGCCCGCCGCGTCGGCGCGGCGTTCACGAACCACGACATGGGCGGCCAGGTCACGGGTCTTCCAGCCGTCGCACAGGGTCTGGGCCTCGGGACCCGCCGCTTCCAACAGGTCGGCGAGCAGAAGACGTTCACGCTTCGCATGGGTCGACATGCCCGCCAGCGTACGGCCGACGCCCGCGGTCCGCCCAGTGGACGCACGACCGGACGGCCCCGTCCGGGGCGGCACAATGGGCGCATGACCAGCACGCCCGGCTCCACGCCCGCCAGCAATCTCGACCCGGCCGTCGCCGCCCGCCTCAAGCGCGGCCCCGACGGACTGTTCCCGGCCATCGCCCAGCAGTACGACACGGGTGAGGTGCTCATGCTCGGCTGGATGGACGACGAGGCGCTGCACCGCACCCTCACCACGGGCCGCTGCACCTACTGGTCCCGCAGCCGCCGGGAGTACTGGGTCAAGGGCGACACCTCCGGCCACATCCAGCAGGTCAGGTCCGTCGCCCTCGACTGCGACGCCGACACGGTCCTGGTGAAGGTCGACCAGACGGGTGCCGCCTGCCACACCGGCGACCGCACCTGCTTCGACAAGGACGTCCTTCCGCTCACCGCGCCCCGATAAGGTCAGCCGCCATGGATCTCGAGACCTTCCGCAAGCTCGCCGTCGACCGGCGTGTCATCCCCGTCAGCCGCCGGCTCCTCGCGGACGGTGACACCCCCGTCGGGCTCTACCGCAAGCTCGCGGCAGAACGCACCGGCACGTTCCTCCTCGAATCCGCGGAGAACGGCCGCACCTGGTCCCGCTACTCCTTCATCGGGGTACGCAGCGCCGCCACCCTGACCTCCGTCGACGGACAGGCCCACTGGCTGGGCACCCCACCCGTCGGCGTCCCCGTCGAAGGCGACCCGCTACAGGCGCTCCGGGCCACCGTCGAGACCCTGCACACCCCCCGCGACCTGGTCGGCGACGAGGGCCTGCCGCCATTCACCGGCGGCATGGTCGGCTACCTCGGCTACGACGTCGTACGCCGACTGGAGCGGATCACCGAGCACGGCGGCGACGACCTGAAGCTCCCCGAGCTCACCATGCTGCTCACCTCGGACCTCGCCGTGCTCGACCACGGGAACGGCACCGTCCTGCTGATCGCCAACGCGATCAACCACAACGACCTGGACACCGGGGTCGACGAGGCCTACCAGGACGCGGTCGCCCGGCTCGACGCCATGGAACGCGACCTCTCCAGGCCCGTGGAGAACGCCCCCGCCGCGCTGCCGCCCTCCGAGCTCCCGCCGTACACCGCGCTCTGGGGCGGCCAGGCGTTCATGGACGCCGTCGAGGACGTCAAGGAGCGGATCAGGGCGGGAGAGGCCTTCCAGGTCGTCCCCTCCCAGCGCTTCGAGACGCCCTGCACGGCGAGTGCCCTGGACGTCTACCGGGTCCTCCGCGCCACCAACCCGTCGCCGTACATGTACCTCTTCCGCTTCGACGGTTTCGACGTCGTCGGCTCCAGCCCCGAGGCGCTCGTCAAGGTCGAGGACGGCCGGGCGATGGTTCACCCCATCGCCGGTACCAGGCACCGCGGCGCCACCCCGCAGGAGGACCAGGCACTCGCCGACGAGCTCCTCGCCGACCCGAAGGAACGCGCCGAGCACCTGATGCTCGTCGACCTCGGCCGCAACGACCTGGGACGGGTCTGCGAGCCCGGCAGCGTCGAGGTCGTCGACTTCATGTCGGTCGAGCGGTACTCGCACGTGATGCACATCGTCTCCACCGTCACCGGACGCGTCGCCGAGGGCCGCGGCGCCTTCGACGTCCTCACCGCGTGCTTCCCCGCCGGCACGCTCTCCGGAGCGCCCAAGCCCCGCGCCCTGCAGATCATCGAGGAGCTCGAACCCAGCCGCCGGGGGCTGTACGGGGGCTGCGTCGGCTACCTCGACTTCGCGGGGGACTCCGACACCGCCATCGCCATCCGGACCGCCCTGCTCCGCGACGGCACCGCGTACGTCCAGGCGGGCGCGGGCATCGTCGCGGACTCCGACCCGGTCGCCGAGGACATGGAGTGCCGGAACAAGGCCGCCGCGGTCCTGCGAGCCGTGCACACGGCCAACCGCCTCGGGGCTCACTGAGACCGGCCGGCGGAAGAGGAGCGGCGTGACGGGGCCGGGCACGCACCCCCGTCCGCCGGTCGGTCCGAGCCGGTAGGGGATAGTGGAGTACGTGAGTGCTGTCCCCGTACCCCAGCCCCGTGCCCGAGCCGCCTCCGCGCCCGACAGCGCGGGAAGCCGCCGAAGCCTGGCCGCCGGCCTGCTCCTCGGAGCGGCCGGTGCCACCGTCGTCCTCCTCGCCTCCGGGCAGACCTGGGCCGAGGGCAAGGCGGCCGTCGGAGGCGGCACCCTTCCGCTCAGCGCCGACGGCCAGGACGTCACCGGCCTCCCCGCCGCCCTCGCCGTCGTCGGCCTGGCCGCCCTCGTCGCCGTCTTCGCAGTCCGCGGCGGAGGCCGGCTGATCGTCGCCGGACTGCTGGCCCTCAGCGGCCTCGGCGCCGGACTGAGCGCCTGGTCCGGAGCCTCGGACAGCGCGGCCCTGGACGAGCGGGCCGCACAGACCACGGGCAACACCTCGGCCACCGTCGACGCCCTCAGCCACACCGCCTGGCCCTACGTCACCGCGGCCGGCGGGCTGCTCATCCTGCTCGCCGGACTGCTCGCCCTGCGCTACGGCAGCCGCTGGCCGGCCATGTCGGGACGGTACGAGCGGGACGGCACGCCCCGCCCCCGCAAGGCCCCCCGCACCGCCCCGGACCCCGACCGGCCCGAGGAACTGTGGAAGGCCCTGGACCGCGGCGAGGACCCGACGCGCGAGGCATGACCCCCAGCCTCACGTCCACCGGCACGTACGGGACAATGGCAGCAAGCTTTCGTAAGCGCGACACCTTCAGCGCAACACCAACTAGGAGCAACTCATGGCGGGCAGCAGCCACGGACACACCCCGGCCGCCTGGACCGGTGTCATCATCTCCTTCATCGGCTTCTGCATCGCCGGCCTCTTCATGGTCGCGGCGAACACGCTCGGCTTCTGGGCCGGTATCGCCGTCGTCCTCCTCGGCGGGGTCGTCGGTCTCGCCATGAAGATGGCGGGCCTCGGCATGCCGAAGGAGTCCGCGGAGATGGCGGCCGCCAGGGCCCGCGCCTCCCGGGCCCAGATCACGGTCTGACCGGTCACGAGCACCGGCGACACGACGCGAGGCGCGGCCCGGGCAGGGCTGCGCCTCGCGCCGTGAGCGGGGACAATCGGCCCGTGGACGCCTCAGCCTCTCCCGCAGCCGCCGCCCCGGACCAGCCCCCCGTGCGGGGCCCCGGTCCGCAGGCCCCCGCCCCGGTCTCCCGGCTCCGCCGGCTCGCCACGCCCGTCGGGGTCCTCGCCGCCGTCGTCGGAGCCTTCGGCTACGTCGCCACGGTCGACCCCAACGAGCCCGGCCACTACCCGGTCTGCCCCATGCTCCGCTTCACCGGCGTGTTCTGCCCCGGATGCGGCGGGCTGCGCAGCGCCCACGCGTTCGCCCACGGAGACCTGGCCGCCGCCCTCGGCGCCAACGCCCTGGCCGTCGTCGGCTACGGCGTCTTCGCCGCGGTCTGGGTGCTCTGGGCGGTCCGCGCGAGCCGGGGCAGGCCCCTGCGGATCGGCCTCGCACCCGGCTACTGGTGGGGTGTCGGCGCGGTGCTGCTGGTGTTCTCCGTGGTCAGGAATCTGCCCTTCGGCTCGGCGCTGGCGCCCTGAATGACCAGGTAGTGGGACGTAAGGCCGCCGGATGCGGGCCCTGAGCCGTCCTGCGGATACCATCGAGATGGCTGATCCTGTACCCATCACCGCTTCGGAAGGGGGCCGCTCGCGTGAGTGTGCTCGACGAGATCATTGACGGCGTTCGCGCCGACCTCGCGGAGCGGCAGGCGCGCGTCAGCCTCGACGAGCTCAAGGAACGCGCCGCGCGCGCTCCCCAGGCCAAGGACGGAGTCGCCGCCCTGCGCGGCGAGGGTGTGACCGTCATCTGCGAGGTCAAGCGTTCCAGCCCCTCCAAGGGGGCCCTTGCCGCCATCGCCGACCCGGCCGCGCTCGCCGCCGACTACGAGGCCGGCGGGGCATCCGTCATCTCGGTCCTCACCGAGGAGCGCCGCTTCGGCGGCTCGCTCGCCGACCTGGAGGCCGTCCGCGCCAAGGTCGACATCCCGGTCCTGCGCAAGGACTTCATCGTCACCTCGTACCAGCTGTGGGAGGCACGCGCCTACGGCGCCGACCTCGCCCTGCTGATCGTCGCCGCCCTCGACCAGGAGGCCCTCGTCTCGCTGATCGAGCGGGCCGAGTCGATCGGCCTGACGCCGCTCGTCGAGGCCCACGACGAGGAGGAGGCGGAGCGCGCGGTGGACGCCGGGGCGAAGATCATCGGTGTCAACGCGCGCAACCTGAAGGACCTCAAGGTCGACCGTTCCACCTTCGAACGCGTCGCCCCCGAGATCCCCGACCACATCGTCAAGGTCGCCGAGTCCGGCGTCCGCGGCCCGCACGACCTCATCGCCTACGCCAACGCCGGCGCGGACGCGGTGCTGGTCGGCGAGTCCCTGGTCACCGGCCGGGACCCCCGCGCCGCCGTCGCCGACCTGGTCGCCGCAGGCGCCCACCCGGCACTCAGGCACGGACGGAGCTGATCCCACCCGTGCCCGCCGACCGTCCCTCCGCCCGCATCCGGCCGGGCCTGCGCCCCGCCGCCGCGAGCGCCCGGGACCCGCACGCGCCGCTGGCGCGCGGCTGCCGCCCCCGCGGCTGCCGCGCCCCCGCCCGGCGGGTGCACGGCCGGCGCGTGCGGTACGTGATCGGCGACGAACCGGGCCAGGTGAACGGGATGCGATGGCGCACGGGGTCCGCGCCGTAGCGAGCCCCGGCCGTCGCCCGTCCCCCCGTACAGGGGGATCCGCACGCCCCACCGCACCGACCGTCCACCGGTCGGCGCGGCGCTCCGCCCATGGCGCATACGGTGACATCACCCGTTGCGATTCGAGGAGCACGTCGCATGTCGTCCGACTTCTTCATCCCGGACCCCGAGGGTCTGATCCCCAGCGCCGAGGGGTACTTCGGCGCGTTCGGTGGCAAGTTCATCCCGGAGGCGCTGGTCGCCGCCGTGGACGAGGTGGCCGTCGAATACGACAAGGCCAAGGCGGACCCGGCCTTCGCCGCCGAGCTCAACCAGCTCATGGTCGACTACACGGGCCGGCCCAGCGCGCTGACCGAGGTCTCGCGCTTCGCCGAGCACGCCGGAGGCGCCCGCGTCTTCCTCAAGCGTGAGGACCTCAACCACACCGGCTCGCACAAGATCAACAACGTGCTCGGCCAGGCCCTGCTCACCAAGCGCATGGGCAAGACCCGCGTCATCGCGGAGACCGGAGCCGGGCAGCACGGTGTCGCCACCGCGACCGCGTGCGCCCTCTTCGGGCTCGAGTGCACCATCTACATGGGCGAGATCGACACCGAGCGGCAGGCGCTGAACGTGGCGCGCATGCGGATGCTCGGCGCCGAGGTCGTCGCGGTGAAGTCCGGCTCCAGGACCCTCAAGGACGCCATCAACGAGGCGTTCCGGGACTGGGTCGCCAATGTGGACCGCACCCACTACCTCTTCGGCACGGTCGCCGGGCCGCACCCCTTCCCGGCGATGGTCCGCGACTTCCACCGGGTGATCGGTGTCGAGGCCCGCCGCCAGATCCTCGAGCGCGCCGGCCGGCTGCCGGACGCCGCTGTCGCCTGCGTCGGCGGCGGCTCCAACGCCATCGGCCTCTTCCACGCCTTCATCCCGGACGCGGACGTCCGGCTGATCGGCTGCGAACCCGCCGGACACGGTGTGGAGACCGGCGAGCACGCGGCGACCCTGACCGCGGGCGAGCCCGGAATCCTGCACGGCTCCCGCAGCTACGTCCTCCAGGACGAGGAGGGCCAGATCACCGAGCCGTACTCGATCTCGGCCGGACTCGACTACCCCGGCATCGGCCCCGAGCACGCGTACCTCAAGGACGTCGGCCGCGGCGAGTACCGCGCCGTCACCGACGACGCCGCCATGCAGGCGCTGCGTCTCCTCTCCCGCACCGAGGGGATCATCCCGGCCATCGAGAGCGCGCACGCGCTGGCCGGCGCCCTAGAGGTCGGACGGGAGCTCGGCCCGGACGGACTGATCCTGATCAACCTGTCCGGCCGCGGCGACAAGGACATGGACACGGCAGCCCGCTACTTCGGGCTGTACGACGGTGCGGACGCGGTCGTCGAGGCCGATGTCGCCGACGGAGAGGAAGAGGTCACCAAGTGAGCGGCAACCGAGAGCTTCTCGAATCGACGCTGGCCAAGGCCGCGTCCGAGGACCGGGCGGCGCTCATCGCCTACCTGCCCGGAGGCTTCCCGACCGTCGACGGCGGCATCGCGGCCGTCAAGGCGGCCGTCCAGGGCGGCGCCGACGTCATCGAGGTGGGCCTCCCGCACAGCGACCCGGTGCTCGACGGGCCGGTCATCCAGACCGCCGACGACATCGCGCTGCGCGGCGGAGTCAAGATCGCCGACATCATGCGTACGGTCCGTGAGACGCACGAGGCGACGGGCGCGCCGATCCTCGTCATGACGTACTGGAACCCGATCGACCGGTACGGCGTGGAGCGCTTCACCGCCGAGCTCGCCGAGGCGGGCGGAGCCGGGTGCATCCTGCCCGACCTGCCTGTCCAGGAGTCCGGACCGTGGAGGGAGCACGCCGACAAGCACGGTCTCGCCACCGTCTTCGTCGTCGCCCCGAGCAGCAAGGACGCGCGCCTCGCCACCATCACGGCGGCAGGATCGGGCTTCGTCTACGCCTCCTCGCTGATGGGCGTCACCGGCACCCGCGAGTCGGTCGGCGAGCAGGCCCAGGACCTGGTGCGGCGCACCCGCGCCACCACGGACCTGCCGGTCTGCGTGGGCATCGGCGTCTCCACCGCCGAGCACGCCCAGCAGGTCGCCGGCTTCGCCGACGGGGTGATCGTCGGCTCCGCCTTCGTCAAGCGGATGCTCGACGCCCCGGACGAGGCCGCAGGGCTCGCCGCCGTCCGCGCGCTGGCGGGCGAACTGGCCGAGGGCGTTCGAAAGCGCTGACAGCCGTCGTCATCCGTACGGGTGGACCTGGGACCGGGGAGGCGCTGACGTGCCTCCCCGGTTCGTTTGCGCGGTGTGAGCGAGAACCAAGACCGTAGAAGAGCCGCGCGCGACCGGCTCGCCCAGCAGCGTGAGCAGGACCGGGCGCGGGACCGCCGCCGCCGCACGCTGATCGTCTCGACCGCCGTGGTGGGGGTGCTGGCGCTGGCAGCCGTGATCGGAGTGATGGCGGCCAACGCCGGCAAGAACGACGAGGACAGCGAGGCCGGGCCCGCCGTCACCCCGTCCGGGGCGATGGGCAAGGACGGCCTCGCCCTCCAGGTCGGGGCCGACGACGCCCCGTCCACGCTCACGATCTGGGAGGACTTCCGCTGCCCGGTCTGCGCCCAGTTCGAGAACGCCTTTCGCGACACGATCACGAAGCTCACCGACAGCGGCCGGCTCAAGGTGGAGTACCACCTGGCCACGATCATCGACGGCAATCTCGGCGGAAGCGGTTCGCTGCGCGCGGCCAACGCGGCCGCCTGCGCCCAGGACGCCGGAAAGTTCGCCCCGTACCACGACACCCTCTTCCGCGATCAGCCCGCCGAGACGGACGACGCCTTCGGTGAGAACAGCAAGCTGATCGAGCTGGCCGGCAAGGTGAAGGGCCTGGACACGCCCGCCTTCCGCAGCTGCGTGGAGGACGGCACGCACGACAGCTGGGTCGAGAAGTCCAACAAGGCGTTCACCGAAGGCGGCTTCGAGGGCACACCGACCGCGCTGCTCAACGGCGAGTCGATCTTCCCGAAGAAGGGGAACGAACAGATCTCCGTCGCCAACCTCGAGAAGTGGGTCGCGGAGGCCAACAAGGGCAAGAAACCGGCCACCGTCGGGGCAACTCCCTGACCCGTGCCCATAGCTCCGGGGGTACTCCGCCGGGGCCCCGTTACCCAGAAGTTGCCGGACGGCTTGCCGTACGTCCCGTCCGGCAGGGTAGCGTCGACCCCGTCATGAACCTTGCCTTCATTCCCAGCCCGTCGACCGGCGTGATCGAGCTCGGCCCGATCCCGCTCCGCGGCTACGCGTTCTGCATCATCATCGGTGTCTTCGTCGCCGTCTGGTTCGGCAACAAGCGCTGGATCGCCAGAGGCGGCAAAGCCGGCACCGTCGCCGACATCGCCGTCTGGGCCGTGCCCTTCGGCCTGGTCGGCGGCAGGCTCTACCACGTGATCACCGACTACCAGCTGTACTTCAGCGACGGTGAGAACTGGGTGGACGCCTTCAAGATCTGGGAGGGCGGCCTCGGCATCTGGGGCGCGATCGCCCTCGGCGCGGTCGGCGCGTGGATCGGCTGCCGTCGCCGTGGGATCCCGCTCCCCGCCTGGGCGGACGCACTGGCACCCGGAATCGCCTTCGCCCAGGCGATCGGCCGCTGGGGCAACTGGTTCAACCAGGAGCTGTACGGCAAGCCGACCGACCTTCCCTGGGCGCTGAAGATCAGCGAGGGCACGAACCGGGTCGAGGGCACCTACCACCCGACGTTCCTGTACGAGTCCCTGTGGTGCGTCGGCGTCGCGCTCCTGGTCATCTGGGCGGACCGCCGCTTCAAGCTCGGACACGGGCGGGCCTTCGCGCTGTACGTCGCGGCGTACTGCGCGGGCCGCGGATGGATCGAGTACATGCGCGTCGACGAGGCGCACCACGTGCTGGGCCTCCGGCTCAACGTGTGGACCGCGATCGTCGTGTTCGTGCTGGCCGTCGCCTACATCGTGATCTCGGCGAAGGTGCGCCCCGGCCGCGAGGCGGTCGTCGAGCCCGCCGCGGTGAGCCTGACCAAGGACGACGAGGGCGGCGGCGAGAAGGCGGCCGACGCCTCCGGGGAGACCGGCTCCGAGGAGTCCGCCTCCGGGGAGACCGCCTCCGGGAGCGCCGACGGCTCCGAGGAGGCCGCCGCGCAGGCCCCCGAGGCCGACGGGACCCCGCAGAAGGCCGACAGGAGCTGACGCTCCCCGGCCCCGCGCACACGGCGAAAAGGGGCCGCCGGACCACCACGGTCCGGCGGCCCCTTCGCCGTGTACGGGCCTCATCGGCGCGAGCGCGCCAACGCGAGTGTGCGCTCCGCGGTCGCCACCACAGCCGCGTCGACGAACCTCCCGTCCGGCAGGGCCTGCGCCCCCGCCTCGGCCCGGGACGCCTCCACGATCTGCTCCGCCGCCTCCACCTCCCGTGACGTCGGCCGGAACGCCCGCTCGATCACCGGAAGCTGCCGGGGGTGGATCGCCGCCCGGCCGAGCAGCCCGAGATCCCTCCCGTGCGCACAGGACGACCGCAGCCCCGACAGGTCCCGGACATCCGTGTACACCGACATCACGGGCGGGTCCAGCCCCGCCGCCCGGGCGGCGACCACCACACGGCTGCGCGGCCAGTCGAGACCGGCGTCGTCCCGCACCCCCAGGTCCGCCCGGAGATCCGCCTCGCCCAGCGCCACCCCCCGTACGGAGTGATGTGCCCCCGCGATCGAGTACGCGTGCTCGATCGCCAGCGCCGACTCCAGCAGCGGATACAGCGGCACACCAGGAGCCAGGGCCGCGACATGGTGCACGGACGCCGCATGCGTGATCTTCGGAAGCCGCATCCCGGACAGCCCCGCCAGCCCCGCCAGCGCCTTCACGTCGTCCTCGCCGTGGACCCGGACATGGACCGGCACCGCCATCGGGTCCGCGGTGACCGGATCCGAGAGGAGCTCCGCCGTCGCCGACCGCGCGTACTCCTTACGGTCCGGTGCGACCGCGTCCTCCAGGTCGATGATCACCACATCCGCGCCCGAGCCGAGCGCCTTGCGGACCACCTCGGGCCGGTCCCCGGGAACGTACAGCCAGGTCAGCGCCACCGCCGGGCCGTTCACAGCGCCCCCTCGTCCCGCAGCGCGGCGACCGCGGGGGCGGAGAGGCCGAGCTCCGCCAGGATCGCGTCCGTGTCCGCCCCGTGAGGCCGCCCGGCCCAGCGGATCGCCCCCGGCGTCTCCGAGAGGCGGAACAGCACGTTCTGCATCCGCAGCGGCCCCAGCTCGGGGTCGTCGACCTCGGTGATCGTGCCCAGCGCCCGGTACTGGGGGTCCTCCATCACATCCCGTACGTCGTTGATCGGCGCGATCGCCGCCTCGGCCTTCTCGAAGGCGTCCACCGCCTCCTCCCTGGTGCGCCGGGCGATCCAGTGGCCCACCGCCTCGTCGAGTTCGTCCGCGTGCTCGGCGCGGGTGGTCCCGGCGGAGAACCATGGTTCCTCGATCAGCTCCGGACGCCCCACCAGCCGCATCACGCGTTCCGCGACCGACTGGGCGGAGGTCGAGACGGCGACCCAGTGGCCGTCGGAGGTGCGGTAGGTGTTGCGCGGGGCGTTGTTGCGGGAGCGGTTCCCGGTCCGCGGCTGGACGTACCCGAGCTGGTCGTACCAGAGCGGCTGCGGCCCCAGCACGGTGAGGATCGGCTCGATGATCGCCATGTCCACCACCTGCCCCTGCCCGGTGAGACCGCGCCCGGACAGCGCCGTCATCACCGCGTAGGCCGTGGCGAGCGCCGCGATCGAATCGGCCAGGCCGAACGGCGGCAGGGTCGGCGGCCCGTCCGGCTCCCCGGTGACGGCGGCGAAGCCGCTCATCGCCTCGGCGAGCGTGCCGAAGCCGGGCCGGTGCGCGTAGGGGCCGGTCTGCCCGAAGCCGGTGACCCTGGCCAGCACCAGCCGGGGGTTGACGGCGCGGAGCTCCTCCCAGCCCAGCCCCCAGCGCTCCAGGGTCCCGGGCCGGAAGTTCTCGATGATCACATCGGTGTCCGCGGCCAGCCTCAGCAGCACGTCCCGGCCGCCGGGGGCGGACAGGTCGAGGGTCAGCGTGCGCTTGTTCCGGCCGAGCAGCTTCCACCACAGGCCGATCCCGTCCTTCGCGGGGCCGTGGCCGCGCGAGGGATCGGGCTTGCGCGGATGCTCGACCTTGATGACCTCGGCCCCGAAGTCCCCGAGCATGGTGGCCGCGAGAGGCCCGGCGAAGAGGGTGGCGAGGTCCAGGACCCGCAGGCCGGAGAGGGGAGCGGTCGTCGTACTCACAGGGCATCGATCTCGCTTCGGTACGGCATGGACGTGGACGCGCCCGGTTTCTGCACACAGAGCGCCGCGGCGGAGGACGCCCAGGCCAGCGCCTCCGGCACGGACCGGCCCTCGCCGAGTGCCACGGCGAGCGTGCCGACGAAGGTGTCCCCGGCGCCGGTCGTGTCGACGGCGGTGACCTCGGGGGCGGGGAATAGGACCGGTTCGCCGCCGCGTGCCGCGTACAGGCACCCTTTCCCGCCGAGCGTGATCACGACCTCGGGGACCTGTCGCAGCAGGATCTGGGCCGCGGCGTGCGGTTCCGCGTATCCGGTGAGCGCGGCGGCCTCGTGCTCGTTGGGGATCAGCAGGTCGACGTCGTCCAGGAGTCCGGTCGGCAGCGGCTGCACGGGGGAGGGGGTGAGGATCGTCCGTACGCCCCGGGCCTTCGCGGTCCGCGCTCCCTCGACCACGACGGAGAGCGGGAGTTCCAGCTGGAGGAGGAGCAGGCCGGCCGCGGCGACGGCGGCTCTCTCCCCGGGGCCCAGCGCGGTCACGGTGCCGTTCGCGCCGGGGATCACCACGATCGCGTTGGACCCCTCGTCGTCGACGACGATGTGCGCGGTGCCGCTGGGCCCGGCGACGGTGTGCAGCAGCTCCGTGTCCACACCGGCGTGCTCCAGGTTCGTCCGGAGCGACGAGCCGTACTCATCGGTCCCGACGGCCCCGATCATCACCACCTCGCCCCCCGCGCGGGCCGCCGCGACGGCCTGGTTGGCCCCCTTGCCGCCGGGGACGGTCCGGAACTCCCGTCCGGTGACGGTCTCCCCGCGTCCGGGCGCCCGGGCGACGTAGGCGACCAGGTCCATGTTGGTGCTGCCGAGCACGGCGATCGCTGTCATGGGCGGCATACCTCCTGATGGGTCAGTTCCGCGAGTGTGTCGAAGCCGATGGAGTCGAAGCCGGGGACGGACGTGGCGAGGCGGTTCTTGAGCGGGGCGGT from Streptomyces sp. QL37 harbors:
- the rbsK gene encoding ribokinase, producing MTAIAVLGSTNMDLVAYVARAPGRGETVTGREFRTVPGGKGANQAVAAARAGGEVVMIGAVGTDEYGSSLRTNLEHAGVDTELLHTVAGPSGTAHIVVDDEGSNAIVVIPGANGTVTALGPGERAAVAAAGLLLLQLELPLSVVVEGARTAKARGVRTILTPSPVQPLPTGLLDDVDLLIPNEHEAAALTGYAEPHAAAQILLRQVPEVVITLGGKGCLYAARGGEPVLFPAPEVTAVDTTGAGDTFVGTLAVALGEGRSVPEALAWASSAAALCVQKPGASTSMPYRSEIDAL